DNA from Ziziphus jujuba cultivar Dongzao chromosome 2, ASM3175591v1:
ATtgtttactaaaatatttacgaaatgatatgttattaatatattatcgatgaaatattaatataacataaatatagataagtaaataataaaaaaaatccaattaaatGTTATCACATGATTTACcacattatttaataaaaaaatttggatttaaaaaataaaaataaaataaaagaatcttACATGCAATTGTTGGACCAAAAAACTAATCAAACGAAGCTCATGTAAATAATGTTGTAAGACACTATACTTCGTGTTTATTAGATACGAAATATTTGGCCTACTTGGTAAATTTACGGATAGTACACATATAACAagcatacatacatatttttaaaaaaattacgcatacatacatatttttgaaaaaaaatttgttgttcATACGATTTCATATATacggaaaatatataatttttggaaaggaaaagtttaaaattatattaaacatatagCCGTAGTATACAAGTTACAcgtatttttggaaaaattataatttcgattatttttttttctcttttacaacATAAAAACATGtatgcaaaaatattttttttattttttttatttttttcatttaatcatttttttactttttaaatacatcaaatgattattatcttactaatatttatatttttatcatatatataaaaaaaaactaattttaatatgtattaaatatccatatttttcatttcgtattttataaattataatttatataatgtattatataaatatttatcaaattaatgaaCGTtccatttttgtattttttggccgaattttattttattattattattatttatttttttttttttttgcattttcaaataaacaaaataattaatacgtGTACATAACGATACATATTTTTGTCATTTCCATATTTAACTATCTATGATATTTGGACATTGTCCCGGTGATTAGGTCCAGCTGCTGTACTTGATTATCTATTAAGACATGCAATTAGATTGAACAAACAACAGGGGTATAGAAAGTACATCATCTAACACATAAGCAAACAATCATGCCtttcaataattatatattagtaTTTGAGAAATCTCTGTAAACAAGCGTTTTGATGTTTGGTTTCGGGATTCATCAACTCCAAAGACTGAATCTACTCAGAATCTGAATCCGTAAATGGCATCTGATAAGCATCTTTTGGTTCGCTGTTGGTGATGGAAGAAGGACGAGGTTCATTATTTGACACGGTTCTTATTCGATCTCTCTTCCGCAGCCTATTTGCATCCTGTAATGATAATGTATATGCAACAGGTTACTAACTTTGAGTATACATCAGATAATATGCTATTTGGGAAGGTTTAGGTATGCAAGGATCACAAATAAGATTGTTGAATTCAtgaattcattaaaataataataataataaataataataataataataataagggaaAGAGGATAAAAAATTTGACGACATTTAAGAATGTAGCCATACGATAACTTTCGGTGCCTGCGCTTAATCTTAAACATGAATATAACAACCATGTTTTCTGCTCTACCCCATAaaacaccccaaaaaaaaaaaaaaaaatttcttactaCCCCCTCTAAActatatttttccattaaatCGGTCCacttatttaatttgttagcTATTATCACGTGAAATTAGTCATGCAAAAAACCTATAGGAGTTGCTTGAGTTGAGCATAGCTACTCTCTAAACAATCAAatgtttcatattttaattaatcatttcaTTTTCAGCAACATCAATTATCAACCTTCTCATAAAACATATCGTGTATCCGAAGAAGTGTTGCAAATTTGCAATTTGCAACACACCTAGGGTTTactagctattttttttttttttttttttttttttttggtttgaaatgaTATGTCATGTAATGAATAACACTGACACTAACAACCATATGCCAGAGGATGACCATATTTACCCCAGTATTGGGTTGACTCGGTGGATTAGATTGAAGAGTTGGTGTTATGATCTTTTGATCACGAAAAGCACACAAaccaacacaaaaacaaaaagaaggaaaaagtatgaaaatttaaataaaaaaaagatgtattatttactatgaaatttatacacaaacaaagttttttaaaattctctttCACAGTTTCAATAAACTTGTGTTGTTTCTAATATGTGTTATTTAATACAAGACTGAAATTAAGCATTTATAATGCTTTCTAATATTTAAAACCCTAATGGACATAGGCCTTTAGGAGAAAAGGCTGGACCCCCACGGTTGGTTGACTCCTATGGAGCCAGATGGTACCAAAAGACATCAATGCTTCCCCAGAAGCAAGATGGGGCCAATGCTTGGATCTCCAATGTGGTCAGAGATTCTTATCATAATGCCATTAAAACGCTGCTTCACTGCAGATGGTGTAGTAATGCTTTGCAAACTTTTGATCCAAATCGGGTCCGCATCCTCAGGAACTAAGTCGGGAGTTTTTGTTCTCTACATTAGAATGAGAAGGTGAGAAAGGTCATAATCATATCCCGACTGGTTCCTAAAACCATACAAATTTAAAGCCCAGACAAGTGACCGCACTAGACCGCTAAAGGGACTTAAGAAAGGAAGTACATACAAAAGCAAGCTCCAAAAAACTTGTCTACAAAATATGCCCAAGCATACAAGCAAGTAGTTTACATAATGGGGAAGATCTCTGGAGTCACCATCCTTGATTATTTGAGATATCCATTTAATAATCTGCAGGAagcaaaaaataacaataataataataataatactaataaatttataaaaaaataaaaataaaaataaaaaggtgagGCAGCCCGGCTGTACAAGGAAAAGGTGTGGAAAACAATGCACCaagcttctttattttttaggaaaaacTAATGACGCACTGCTATGGAAATTACATCCCAGTTCCAAATGTTGGAAATATTGAAATTTGGCTATAATCTTCTTCTCTATCTTTCCATCTTATATTTCTAAAATGAATTACTGATTATTTATTGTAATATCCGTTCTCAAAACTAATTATAAATTCAAGATTGCTACTTCCATTACCCAAGGAttaaaattttgtcaaagtTAAAGAACTGTACGTGCAAcattcaaaaaatttgaaattaatgagTAGAAGAAAGATATGTAATATTATAATTCTTGGAAAACAGAGGAAGATCTTTGTATTTCACTAATAAGGATTGTAATTTTAGTTGAGAAGAAATAATGTAAACACATTATTCAAGGCCGCTAACTAAAGCACTCTGGAAGATTAGGAAAAACTCAGAAGATAAGAGTTTGTACCTCTGGAGATTCAGCTGAACCATTGTACCTTGCCACAAGCTGTGCTGCAGAATCCAGTTCCTGTTCTTGTAAGCTTCGGATTCTCTTTGGTAGAATTCCTTTTGTAACGCACAATAAATAATCGAGCTCCATCAGTCATATCTCTCCTTGGTCCACAGATTACGTAGCTGGTCTgtattttcctttgtttttatttttataaatttcttttcgGATTTACaggatttgggaattttttttttgttttttatttttttggagtttctattttagatgattttaaatttgattgtaTCTGCGCGAATAGTCTGCTCTAGAGATTATGATCTTGTTTTATTGCTTTTACAAAAAAgttatcaattaaatttgagATTAGACAAACAGAAATTATCAATTAAGTTGAAGAAGAAACTTCTACAAGAGAAGCAACAAAGCTAAAAATGAATCCCCTTCACCAAACCAAAGTTTTAGTAATGCTTTCTGGGTTGAATTACCAGCAAGATGACTCCAGAAGAAGAGATATTTTCAAGCTGCAGCTCTAACTAACCATGGAGGAAAGCCAAAGACTGAAATAAGAAACGTTacgaataaatatttttaattaaaattttactttttcaatagAAAAATGGTGAGCTGGATAATGTATTTAATAAGGCAAATGTCTTCACGAGGTGGTAAGTGATTGAACAGATGGCaacaaattagtgggaaagatATGATCTGATGTGGTAGCACTGACTCATGCAAGATTTTCTCCACCCGTGGCAGTAGCACTGGCTTCCCACAtaactatgtttttttttttttttttttttttttttgttgtggcTGAAACACATAACTATGTTTTGTATCCCCAAAAGTATAAATTCAAggaaatattaccaaaaaataaaaataaaaataaaagtacaaatTGAAGGAGTATTAAATAGATAAACCTCAAAAAGGAATAGGAGAAAGACATTTGAACTTTTATATATAGGCTAATAGATCTCTTATTAGAAATACCAAATAAAGAAGGTCGATGTAACGAATGCTTAATTATTACACACTGATAAAGGTTGGATTTGATGATGGTACTACTTGGCACATAAGCCGACATAGGCATCTTTTAAATGGCAATCCCGTagacatatataataaataaatatataattttacaataataaatgtttatatcCTTCATATCATCAAACAATATATTATAGGATATATCTCAAATAATATACTATTTAATATTAGggcttaaaacaaaaaacacgcacacaatttgttatataaatattatatagctAATATCTTGTTAAGCCATAAGGAGataaattgtaacaccccgtcccaaagtacaacggaagtttttcaattttgatcgaggttgaccattgaccgttgactttgatcgttgaccgaagaggtcaaaagttgactttttgatttggatggaattgtaggttgactgaggtaccgttacgaagtacacgttggcacgcgttcgtagactagtagcacgttgaaaacggagatgcggtttgaaagttatgagcaaaacaagttgaggtccaaactgtccaagggatgccggagttgattttttattcatgcaaagttgagctttgactcatgcatggttgtgaagtactcgtcgatatgagtccgtagactagcggcacgtccgatttggacatgtgggttgaaagttatggacctgtagagtttttcaaatactgtattattttaattatttttaaacgtgtaacgatgtgccacgtgtgacttaataaatatgaccatgtgtcaccatgttgagatgtcacatgtcaattgtgtttaatatcatattattttattgttattttatgtaataatattatttttaatattatttaattatttttaatttatttctttttatttctttttctttttcttttcttttttcttttttttcttttcccccacccacgtgggaaaacacccgagcctcttcttcttcttcttctttcttcttctttcttcttcttttcctttccttcctccctctcggcctcaccgttTTTGTTCTCACCGGCCACCGGAAGGATCCACGCACCGGCCGACATGAAAGTCCGTGGCTGGGTGACACCGGCGGCCAAATCTTCTGCCGAATGGTCAGtggacgcgccgggatcggcctccaacgCAAGCGGCcggtgtgtcgctggtttgccGGTTTTTcggcagccaccggtcgtgcaaccggtcctttcccactaatttggaccctctgattccgattctgagctccaattaactcaactcctgttgatttgcaagatacgaagggatcaaaatcggccgaagctttccggccaaatttcggccaccgctggtcgaattgaactcaatggaggtcggtaatgtgatcctcatctcacaagctttccatagacatataatttgtcaattttggttaacgtttgtgttagacccccggggtaccgggtattatttacccgaataaaatactaatttatttgagatgtgtaatgttgttgttctaggagcacgggtgagtcatggaattgatcccatggaggatcttaggttaattgcgtgctccaggtgagtgacccacctttaaaaatgttttggggtaattaattatatatatttggtgtttaattgatatctgcaattatgctcatgtggtgaaatttaattataattatggaaaaatattattttataagtatgtgtatgtttattggtgctaaatggaatttttgggttattaagaaatccctgatttttattattgtgatttaattgtatttattacacatgagcaagctATTTTCgtaaattaattgtgtctggatttttatattattttttgggcataattggtttaaatattttaaggaaattatttgtttaattggtggtttaaattttataattatgtcggtggaatattatttgttggacctcgtgttacgagaaaaattatttttatattgttatcgatggtttcgtaccgtgtatgttaaaggaaaatatggggGATGGTAAAtatgaaaactggtatattttccacggtaatttttcgaaaatcggtacggtaataattaaattaataattattttagacacactcatatagtattggtgttccggtgtatatgtggttagcgcacaagtattatgtctcccgtgagttgccattggaccgagggcaggcaagtcttatatattgcgcatcagccacccccctccttggccgggatgacggtttcagcagcggtactgtcgggacgccgaagtgccgtatgcaagtttctctctttaatctcccgccagtcggtgctcgggacgctgggtatcgaagggcatcactggtatatggtatgatgcgtcaagtataaactttcggatagaaatttcaaaccccaa
Protein-coding regions in this window:
- the LOC107405922 gene encoding uncharacterized protein LOC107405922, with the translated sequence MELDYLLCVTKGILPKRIRSLQEQELDSAAQLVARYNGSAESPEIIKWISQIIKDGDSRDLPHYRTKTPDLVPEDADPIWIKSLQSITTPSAVKQRFNGIMIRISDHIGDPSIGPILLLGKH